The following proteins are co-located in the [Pasteurella] mairii genome:
- the galU gene encoding UTP--glucose-1-phosphate uridylyltransferase has protein sequence MKAIIPVAGLGTRMLPATKAIPKEMLTLVDKPLIQYVVNECIAAGIKEIVLVTHSSKNAIENHFDTSFELETMLEKRVKRQLLDEVRSICPKDVTIMHVRQGNAKGLGHAVLCGRPVVGNEPFAVILPDVLLADFTANQKTENLAAMLKRFKETNTSQIMVAPVAKKDISSYGIVNCGGVELHGGESAKINSIVEKPSIEEAPSNLAVVGRYVFSAEIWDLLEKTPIGVGDEIQLTDAIDMLIEKETVEAFHMTGETFDCGDKIGYMQAFVEYGLHHPQLGEKFADYLKKLVKSL, from the coding sequence ATGAAAGCGATTATTCCTGTTGCTGGGCTTGGAACGAGAATGTTGCCAGCAACCAAGGCAATACCGAAAGAAATGTTAACATTAGTTGATAAACCGTTAATTCAGTATGTTGTTAATGAGTGTATTGCTGCCGGTATTAAAGAAATCGTATTAGTCACACATTCGTCCAAAAATGCTATCGAAAACCATTTTGATACGTCTTTTGAATTGGAAACCATGTTGGAAAAACGGGTGAAACGTCAGTTATTGGATGAGGTGCGTTCTATTTGTCCGAAAGATGTAACAATTATGCACGTACGTCAAGGAAACGCCAAAGGATTAGGTCATGCGGTCTTATGTGGTCGTCCGGTTGTGGGGAATGAACCGTTTGCGGTTATTTTGCCGGATGTGTTGCTCGCGGATTTTACTGCCAATCAAAAAACGGAAAATTTGGCGGCGATGTTAAAACGTTTTAAAGAAACAAATACTAGTCAGATTATGGTGGCGCCGGTTGCGAAAAAAGATATCAGTAGTTATGGTATTGTGAATTGTGGCGGTGTTGAGTTACATGGCGGCGAAAGTGCTAAAATTAACAGCATTGTCGAAAAACCGAGTATTGAGGAAGCACCATCAAATTTAGCGGTAGTGGGACGTTATGTCTTTTCTGCTGAAATTTGGGATTTGTTAGAAAAAACGCCAATTGGTGTTGGTGATGAAATTCAATTGACGGATGCAATTGATATGTTAATTGAGAAAGAAACCGTTGAAGCTTTCCATATGACGGGAGAAACATTTGACTGCGGTGATAAAATCGGTTATATGCAAGCCTTTGTTGAGTACGGGTTGCATCACCCGCAATTAGGTGAAAAATTTGCGGATTATTTGAAGAAATTGGTAAAATCTTTGTAA
- the rplJ gene encoding 50S ribosomal protein L10, which yields MALNLQDKQAIVAEVNEAAKGALSAVIADSRGVTVDKMTELRKAAREAGVSMRVVRNTLLRRAVEGTDYECLKDAFVGPTLIAFSNEHPGAAARLFKDFAKANDKFEIKGAAFEGKIQDVEFLATLPTYEEAIARLMGTMKEAAAGKLVRTLAAYRDKLQEAA from the coding sequence ATGGCATTAAATCTTCAAGACAAACAAGCAATTGTTGCTGAAGTAAATGAAGCAGCCAAAGGTGCCCTATCTGCTGTGATCGCGGATTCTCGCGGTGTAACTGTAGATAAAATGACTGAACTACGTAAAGCAGCTCGTGAAGCTGGTGTTTCAATGCGTGTTGTGCGTAATACTTTATTACGTCGAGCAGTTGAAGGCACTGATTACGAATGTTTAAAAGATGCGTTTGTAGGTCCAACACTTATCGCGTTCTCTAACGAACACCCGGGCGCAGCAGCTCGTTTGTTCAAAGATTTTGCGAAAGCAAACGATAAGTTTGAAATTAAAGGTGCAGCCTTTGAAGGTAAGATCCAAGATGTTGAATTCTTAGCAACATTACCGACTTACGAAGAAGCTATCGCACGTTTAATGGGTACTATGAAAGAAGCGGCGGCAGGCAAACTTGTTCGCACTCTTGCGGCATATCGCGACAAATTACAAGAAGCAGCTTAA
- the rplL gene encoding 50S ribosomal protein L7/L12 has translation MSLTNEQIIEAIASKSVTEIVELISAMEEKFGVSAAAAAVAVAAGPAEAAEEKTEFDVVLAAAGANKVAVIKAVRGATGLGLKEAKDLVESAPAVLKEGIAKAEAEALKKELEEAGAQVEIK, from the coding sequence ATGTCATTAACTAACGAACAAATCATTGAAGCAATTGCTTCTAAATCTGTAACTGAAATCGTAGAATTAATTTCTGCAATGGAAGAAAAATTTGGCGTTTCTGCAGCGGCGGCAGCAGTAGCAGTAGCAGCAGGTCCAGCTGAAGCAGCTGAAGAGAAAACTGAATTCGACGTAGTTCTTGCGGCAGCAGGTGCTAACAAAGTTGCAGTTATCAAAGCAGTACGTGGTGCAACTGGTTTAGGTTTAAAAGAAGCGAAAGACTTAGTTGAATCTGCACCAGCAGTATTGAAAGAAGGTATCGCTAAAGCTGAAGCTGAAGCTTTGAAAAAAGAATTAGAAGAAGCAGGCGCACAAGTAGAAATCAAATAA
- the csrA gene encoding carbon storage regulator has product MLILTRKVGESLLIGDDISVTILNIRGNQVKIGVEAPKDVSVHREEIYQRIKEGQSEQPN; this is encoded by the coding sequence ATGCTGATCTTAACCAGAAAAGTTGGCGAAAGCTTACTCATTGGGGATGATATTTCTGTTACGATCTTGAATATTCGTGGTAATCAAGTGAAGATTGGGGTTGAGGCACCTAAAGATGTATCTGTTCATCGTGAAGAGATTTATCAGCGTATCAAAGAGGGGCAGAGTGAGCAGCCCAATTAA
- the alaS gene encoding alanyl-tRNA synthase, which produces MTVNRITQGLLMKTTAEIRKSFLDFFHSKGHQIVESGSLVPENDPTLLFTNAGMNQFKDVFLGMDKRAYSRATTAQRCVRAGGKHNDLENVGYTARHHTFFEMLGNFSFGDYFKHDAINFSWEFLTSSQWLGLPKEKLWVTVYQTDDEAYNIWHNEVGIPAERIIRIGDNKGAPYASDNFWQMGDTGPCGPCTEIFYDHGEHIWGGPPGSPEEDGDRYIEIWNIVFMQFNRQADGTLHNLPKPSVDTGMGLERISAVMQHVNSNYDIDIFQKLIAKAAQLTGQTDLSNKSLRVIADHIRSCAYLIADGVIPSNEGRGYVLRRIIRRAVRHGHLLGAKEAFFYKLVPTLIEVMAEAGKDVKAKQANVEKLLRLEEEQFARTLERGLTLLDEALANVKDNVLSGEVAFKLYDTFGFPLDLTADVCRERNIKIDEDGFEREMEAQRSRAQAASQFGMDYSNVIRVDGVTKFEGYTESESLAKVTALFHDGKVVERLVAGQSGIVILENTPFYAESGGQIGDSGRLEGNALRFDVKDTQKYGQVFGHIGELTQGELRVGQSVNAVVDVERRQQTSLNHSATHLLHAALRQVLGTHVGQKGSLVSDVALRFDFTHPEAIHKAQLVEIERLVNQQIRANNLIQTDVMALDEAKAKGAMALFGEKYADQVRVLTMGDFSIELCGGVHAKRTGDIGLFKIISETAIAAGIRRIEAVTGENAISWLFHQQDLLNQSAELLKSDVNSLVEKIQQLQDKAKKNEKELSALKEKMAMQASSDLIKSAVKIHGVSVLIQQLDGVETKSLRVMVDDLKNQLGSGVIVFASSFEGKVNLVVGVTSDLTTKVKAGELVNLMAQQVGGKGGGRPDMAMAGGSQPENIEKALAVCAEWLQSHIQ; this is translated from the coding sequence ATGACTGTTAATAGGATAACACAGGGTTTATTAATGAAAACTACGGCTGAAATTAGAAAATCATTTCTTGATTTTTTTCATAGTAAGGGGCATCAAATTGTTGAGAGTGGTTCTCTCGTACCTGAAAATGATCCGACTCTTTTATTTACCAATGCCGGCATGAACCAATTCAAAGACGTTTTTCTCGGTATGGACAAAAGAGCCTATTCTCGTGCAACTACTGCGCAGCGTTGTGTCCGCGCCGGTGGTAAGCATAACGATTTAGAAAACGTTGGATATACTGCTCGTCACCATACTTTCTTTGAAATGCTTGGTAATTTCAGCTTTGGCGATTATTTTAAACATGACGCCATTAATTTCAGTTGGGAATTTTTAACCTCATCACAATGGTTAGGGTTGCCGAAAGAAAAATTATGGGTCACGGTTTATCAAACGGATGACGAGGCTTATAACATTTGGCACAACGAAGTAGGTATTCCAGCAGAACGTATTATTCGCATTGGAGATAACAAAGGCGCACCTTATGCCTCAGATAATTTCTGGCAAATGGGCGATACCGGTCCTTGTGGTCCTTGTACGGAAATTTTCTATGATCACGGTGAGCATATTTGGGGGGGACCACCGGGATCGCCTGAAGAAGACGGTGATCGTTATATTGAGATTTGGAATATTGTGTTTATGCAATTCAATCGCCAAGCAGACGGTACGTTGCACAATTTACCAAAACCATCCGTGGATACCGGTATGGGCTTGGAGCGTATCAGTGCGGTGATGCAGCATGTAAATTCCAACTATGATATTGATATTTTCCAAAAATTAATTGCCAAAGCAGCGCAATTAACCGGACAGACGGATTTAAGTAATAAATCATTGCGCGTGATCGCGGATCATATTCGTTCTTGCGCTTATTTGATTGCAGATGGCGTAATTCCATCAAATGAAGGACGTGGTTATGTTTTACGTCGTATCATTCGGCGCGCGGTACGTCATGGACATTTACTTGGCGCCAAAGAGGCATTTTTCTATAAATTAGTGCCAACTTTGATCGAGGTGATGGCGGAAGCGGGTAAAGATGTCAAAGCCAAACAAGCGAATGTAGAAAAATTATTGCGTTTAGAGGAGGAACAATTTGCACGAACCCTAGAGCGCGGTCTGACGTTATTGGATGAAGCCTTGGCGAATGTTAAAGATAATGTGTTATCCGGTGAGGTAGCATTTAAACTTTATGATACCTTTGGTTTCCCGTTGGATTTAACCGCGGATGTATGTCGTGAGCGCAATATTAAAATTGATGAAGACGGTTTTGAGCGTGAAATGGAAGCGCAGCGTTCTCGTGCGCAAGCCGCGAGCCAATTCGGTATGGATTACAGTAATGTTATTCGTGTGGATGGTGTGACAAAATTTGAAGGTTATACGGAATCAGAAAGTTTGGCAAAAGTGACCGCACTTTTCCATGATGGAAAAGTGGTAGAGCGTTTGGTCGCGGGGCAAAGTGGCATTGTTATTTTAGAAAATACGCCATTTTATGCAGAGTCAGGCGGTCAAATCGGCGATAGCGGTCGTTTAGAAGGTAATGCGTTGCGTTTTGATGTGAAAGATACGCAAAAATATGGTCAAGTATTTGGTCATATCGGTGAGCTAACACAAGGCGAATTGCGCGTTGGTCAGTCAGTGAATGCGGTGGTGGATGTAGAACGTCGCCAACAAACCTCATTAAATCACTCAGCAACCCATTTGTTACACGCTGCATTGCGTCAAGTTTTAGGCACACATGTGGGACAAAAAGGATCCTTGGTCTCTGATGTGGCATTGCGTTTTGACTTTACTCATCCGGAAGCCATTCATAAGGCGCAATTGGTGGAAATTGAGCGTTTGGTTAATCAACAGATTCGTGCGAATAATCTGATTCAAACGGATGTGATGGCATTGGATGAGGCAAAAGCTAAAGGGGCAATGGCACTTTTTGGTGAGAAATATGCTGATCAAGTGCGCGTCTTGACTATGGGAGATTTTTCTATCGAATTGTGTGGAGGGGTTCATGCGAAACGCACTGGCGATATTGGGTTGTTTAAAATTATCAGTGAAACGGCGATTGCTGCGGGTATTCGTCGTATTGAGGCAGTGACCGGTGAAAATGCAATATCTTGGTTGTTCCATCAACAAGATTTACTCAATCAAAGCGCGGAGTTATTAAAATCTGATGTGAATTCGTTAGTGGAAAAAATTCAGCAGTTGCAAGACAAAGCGAAGAAAAATGAGAAAGAATTGAGCGCGTTGAAAGAAAAAATGGCAATGCAAGCCAGCTCAGATTTAATTAAAAGTGCGGTTAAAATTCATGGGGTTTCCGTTTTAATTCAACAGCTTGATGGAGTTGAAACGAAATCTTTGCGCGTGATGGTTGATGATCTTAAAAATCAATTGGGTTCAGGGGTGATTGTATTTGCTTCCTCTTTTGAAGGGAAAGTGAACCTGGTTGTTGGGGTGACATCTGATTTAACCACTAAAGTAAAAGCTGGTGAGTTGGTTAATTTAATGGCTCAACAAGTTGGTGGGAAAGGGGGCGGGCGTCCGGATATGGCAATGGCGGGCGGTTCTCAACCTGAAAACATTGAAAAAGCACTGGCAGTTTGTGCTGAATGGTTACAGTCTCATATACAATAA
- the glmM_2 gene encoding phosphoglucosamine mutase: MGKLTCFKAYDIRGRLGDELNVDIVYRIGRAFGQFLQPKTIVVGGDVRLTSKELKSAVTNGLLDSGVNVIDLGETGTEEVYFATSFLDADGGIEVTASHNPMDYNGLKLVRKGSRPISADTGLADIQRLAEENQFPVVIKRGEYKQLSVLGDYVEHLLSYINLDNLKPMKLVINSGNGAAGHVVDAIEAQFRAKQVPVEFIKVHNNPDGTFPNGIPNPILPENRQDTIDAVLANKANMGIAFDGDFDRCFLFDENGGFIEGYYIVGLLSHAFLQKNKGAKIIYDPRLIWNTIKLVEENGGEAIMSKSGHSFIKEKMREVDAIYGGEMSAHHYFRDFFYCDSGMIPWLLVMELVCTTGKTLGQLVDDSINAYPSPGEINSKLADAKSAIARVRAAYEKDAIDVNEIDGISIEYPTWRFNLRSSNTEPVVRLNLETRGDKQLMAEKTGEILALLRQ; the protein is encoded by the coding sequence ATGGGTAAATTAACTTGCTTTAAAGCTTATGATATTCGTGGTCGTTTAGGTGATGAGCTAAACGTGGATATTGTGTATCGTATTGGGCGTGCATTCGGGCAATTTCTTCAACCTAAGACAATTGTTGTAGGCGGAGATGTTCGCTTAACCAGTAAAGAGTTAAAAAGCGCGGTGACAAATGGGCTGTTGGACTCCGGTGTGAATGTGATTGATTTAGGTGAGACTGGAACCGAAGAAGTATATTTTGCGACCTCTTTTTTAGATGCTGATGGCGGTATTGAAGTGACTGCTAGCCACAACCCAATGGATTACAACGGATTAAAACTTGTTCGTAAAGGTTCTCGTCCAATTAGTGCTGACACCGGTTTGGCAGATATTCAACGTTTAGCAGAAGAAAATCAATTTCCAGTAGTGATTAAACGTGGCGAATATAAGCAGCTATCTGTTTTGGGTGATTATGTTGAGCATCTGCTGTCTTACATTAATTTAGATAACCTAAAACCGATGAAATTGGTGATCAACTCCGGTAACGGTGCCGCAGGTCACGTGGTTGATGCGATTGAAGCGCAATTCCGCGCCAAACAAGTACCAGTTGAATTTATTAAAGTACATAATAATCCGGATGGTACGTTCCCTAATGGTATTCCTAACCCGATTTTACCTGAAAATCGCCAAGATACTATTGATGCGGTATTGGCGAACAAAGCAAATATGGGGATTGCCTTTGATGGAGATTTTGACCGTTGTTTCTTGTTTGATGAAAACGGTGGCTTTATTGAAGGTTATTATATTGTTGGTTTACTCAGCCATGCCTTTTTACAGAAAAATAAAGGCGCGAAAATCATTTATGATCCGCGTTTGATTTGGAATACGATTAAATTAGTGGAAGAAAATGGCGGTGAGGCGATTATGTCTAAATCTGGACATTCTTTCATTAAAGAAAAAATGCGTGAAGTCGATGCTATTTATGGCGGTGAAATGAGTGCACACCACTATTTCCGTGATTTCTTCTATTGTGATAGTGGCATGATTCCTTGGTTGTTGGTCATGGAATTGGTCTGCACCACTGGAAAAACCTTAGGACAATTGGTGGATGACAGTATTAATGCTTATCCTTCTCCTGGCGAGATTAATAGCAAACTTGCTGATGCGAAATCGGCGATTGCCCGCGTACGTGCCGCTTATGAGAAAGATGCTATCGATGTGAATGAAATTGATGGGATCAGTATTGAATATCCGACTTGGCGTTTCAATTTACGCAGTTCAAATACCGAGCCGGTTGTGCGTTTAAATCTTGAAACTCGAGGTGATAAGCAATTGATGGCGGAAAAAACTGGGGAAATTCTCGCATTATTACGTCAATAA
- the rpoB gene encoding DNA-directed RNA polymerase subunit beta, which produces MVYSYTEKKRIRKDFGKRPQVLNVPYLLTIQLDSFEKFIQRDPDGQQGLEAAFRSVFPIVSNNGNTELQYVSYQLGEPVFDVRECQIRGTTFAAPLRVKLRLVSYDKDAAPGTIKDIKEQEVYMGEIPLMTDNGTFVINGTERVIVSQLHRSPGVFFDSDKGKTHSSGKVLYNARIIPYRGSWLDFEFDPKDNLYARIDRRRKLPATIILRALDFTTEQILDIFFDKVVFEIKDNKLLMTLVPERLRGETATFDIEANGKVYVERGRRITARHIRALEKDQISQVEVPTEYIVGKVSAKDYVDLETGEIICAANMEISLELLAKLAQAGYKTIETLFTNDLDHGPYISETLRVDPSNDRLSALVEIYRMMRPGEPPTKEAAEGLFDNLFFSQERYDLSAVGRMKFNRSIGIEEETGSGILSKDDIISVMKKLIEIRNGRGEVDDIDHLGNRRIRSVGEMAENQFRIGLVRVERAVKERLSLGDLDAVTPQDLINAKPISAAVKEFFGSSQLSQFMDQNNPLSEVTHKRRISALGPGGLTRERAGFEVRDVHATHYGRVCPIETPEGPNIGLINSLSVYARTNDYGFLETPYRKVVNGQVTEEIEYLSAIEEGKYVIAQANSNLDNELRFTDAFVTCRGEFGESGLYRPEEIHYMDVSTQQVVSVAAALIPFLEHDDANRALMGANMQRQAVPTLRADKPLVGTGMEKPVALDSGVAVVAKRGGTIQYVDASRIVVKVNEDETIAGEAGIDIYNLIKYTRSNQNTCINQIPCVNLGEPIERGEILADGPSTDLGELALGQNMRVAFMPWNGYNFEDSMLVSERVVQEDRFTTIHIQELSCVARDTKLGSEEITADIPNVGEAALSKLDESGIVYIGAEVKGGDILVGKVTPKGETQLTPEEKLLRAIFGEKASDVKDSSLRVPNSVSGTVIDVQVFTRDGVEKDKRALEIEEMQLKQAKKDLVEELEILEAGLFARVRKLLVSGGVDEKQLDKLDRTKWLEQTLADEDKQNQLEQLAEQYEELRKEFEHKLEVKRGKIIQGDDLAPGVLKIVKVYLAVKRHIQPGDKMAGRHGNKGVISKINPVEDMPYDENGQPVDIVLNPLGVPSRMNIGQILETHLGLAAKGIGDQINAMIKQKQSVEKLRGYIQKAYDLGEGSQKVDLSTFTDEEVMRLAQNLRKGMPLATPVFDGAHEKEIKELLQLGGLPTSGQITLYDGRTGEKFERPVTVGYMYMLKLNHLVDDKMHARSTGSYSLVTQQPLGGKAQFGGQRFGEMEVWALEAYGAAYTLQEMLTVKSDDVNGRTKMYKNIVSGTHQMDPSTPESFNVIMKEIRSLGINIDLDEE; this is translated from the coding sequence ATGGTTTACTCATATACCGAGAAAAAACGTATTCGTAAAGACTTCGGAAAACGTCCGCAAGTTTTAAATGTACCTTATTTATTAACAATTCAATTAGATTCTTTTGAAAAATTTATTCAAAGAGATCCAGATGGGCAGCAAGGTTTAGAAGCCGCATTCCGTTCTGTATTCCCGATTGTCAGCAATAATGGCAACACGGAATTGCAATATGTGAGCTATCAATTAGGCGAACCGGTTTTTGATGTGCGTGAATGTCAAATTCGTGGTACGACTTTTGCTGCGCCATTACGCGTAAAATTGCGCTTAGTTAGCTATGATAAAGATGCTGCACCTGGTACTATCAAAGATATTAAAGAACAAGAAGTTTATATGGGCGAAATTCCATTAATGACCGATAACGGTACTTTTGTGATTAATGGTACTGAACGTGTTATCGTGTCGCAATTACACCGCAGCCCTGGTGTGTTCTTTGATAGTGATAAAGGCAAAACCCATTCTTCCGGTAAAGTGCTTTATAACGCACGTATTATTCCTTACCGTGGTTCTTGGTTGGATTTTGAATTTGATCCGAAAGATAACCTCTATGCACGTATCGACCGTCGTCGTAAATTGCCGGCAACTATCATTTTGCGTGCGTTAGATTTTACAACTGAACAAATTTTAGATATTTTCTTCGATAAAGTTGTTTTTGAAATCAAAGATAACAAGTTATTGATGACCTTAGTACCGGAAAGATTGCGTGGCGAAACTGCAACTTTCGATATTGAAGCCAATGGTAAAGTTTATGTGGAACGCGGTCGTCGTATTACTGCACGCCATATTCGTGCTTTAGAAAAAGATCAAATTTCTCAAGTTGAAGTGCCGACCGAATATATTGTCGGTAAAGTGTCAGCTAAAGATTATGTGGATTTAGAAACGGGCGAAATTATTTGTGCTGCAAATATGGAGATTTCCTTAGAGCTATTAGCGAAATTAGCACAAGCCGGTTATAAAACCATTGAAACATTATTTACCAATGACTTAGACCATGGTCCTTATATTTCCGAAACTTTGCGTGTAGATCCGTCAAATGATCGTTTAAGCGCCTTAGTCGAAATTTATCGTATGATGCGTCCGGGCGAGCCGCCAACAAAAGAGGCTGCAGAAGGCTTGTTTGATAACTTATTCTTCTCTCAAGAGCGCTATGATTTATCGGCGGTTGGTCGTATGAAATTCAACCGTTCTATCGGTATTGAAGAAGAAACCGGCAGCGGTATTTTAAGTAAAGACGATATCATCAGTGTGATGAAAAAACTGATTGAAATTCGTAACGGTCGTGGCGAAGTGGACGATATTGACCACTTAGGTAACCGTCGTATCCGTTCTGTAGGGGAAATGGCAGAGAACCAATTCCGTATCGGTTTGGTGCGCGTAGAACGTGCGGTAAAAGAGCGTTTGTCTTTGGGCGATTTAGATGCGGTAACACCACAAGATTTAATTAACGCGAAACCGATTTCTGCAGCAGTGAAAGAATTCTTTGGTTCATCTCAATTATCACAATTTATGGACCAAAATAACCCGTTATCAGAGGTGACACATAAACGTCGTATTTCTGCATTGGGACCGGGTGGTTTGACCCGTGAACGTGCCGGCTTTGAAGTACGTGACGTTCATGCGACTCACTATGGTCGCGTATGTCCAATTGAAACGCCAGAGGGTCCGAATATCGGTTTGATTAACTCACTTTCCGTGTATGCGCGTACGAACGATTATGGTTTCTTAGAAACGCCATATCGTAAAGTTGTTAACGGTCAAGTGACCGAAGAAATTGAGTATTTGTCTGCTATTGAAGAAGGTAAATATGTCATTGCACAAGCAAACTCAAATTTAGACAACGAATTACGTTTTACTGATGCGTTCGTTACTTGCCGCGGTGAATTTGGTGAATCTGGTTTATATCGTCCAGAAGAAATTCACTATATGGACGTTTCTACACAGCAAGTCGTTTCTGTGGCAGCGGCGCTTATTCCATTCCTTGAACATGATGATGCGAACCGTGCCTTGATGGGGGCGAACATGCAACGCCAAGCGGTTCCAACATTACGTGCAGATAAGCCGTTGGTGGGTACCGGAATGGAAAAACCGGTGGCATTGGACTCCGGTGTTGCGGTGGTAGCAAAACGTGGCGGTACTATTCAATATGTGGATGCTTCCCGTATTGTGGTGAAAGTCAATGAAGATGAAACCATAGCAGGTGAAGCAGGGATTGATATTTATAACTTAATTAAATACACCCGTTCTAACCAAAATACTTGTATTAACCAAATTCCTTGTGTGAATTTAGGTGAACCAATTGAACGTGGCGAAATTCTTGCCGATGGTCCATCAACCGATTTAGGTGAATTGGCATTAGGTCAAAATATGCGTGTGGCATTTATGCCATGGAACGGTTATAACTTCGAAGACTCAATGTTAGTATCTGAACGTGTTGTCCAAGAAGATCGTTTCACGACAATTCATATTCAAGAATTATCTTGTGTAGCACGTGATACCAAATTAGGTTCGGAAGAAATCACGGCGGACATTCCAAACGTAGGTGAAGCGGCGTTAAGCAAACTTGACGAATCCGGTATTGTTTATATCGGGGCGGAAGTAAAAGGTGGCGATATTCTGGTGGGTAAAGTGACACCAAAAGGTGAAACGCAATTAACGCCAGAAGAAAAATTATTACGCGCGATCTTTGGTGAAAAAGCCTCTGATGTAAAAGATTCTTCTTTACGCGTACCAAACAGCGTGTCTGGTACCGTTATTGATGTTCAAGTCTTTACGCGCGATGGTGTAGAAAAAGATAAACGTGCTTTAGAAATCGAAGAAATGCAACTGAAACAAGCGAAAAAAGACCTTGTGGAAGAATTGGAGATTTTAGAAGCTGGTTTATTTGCCCGCGTACGTAAATTGCTTGTTTCCGGTGGTGTGGATGAAAAACAATTGGATAAATTGGATCGCACGAAATGGTTGGAACAAACCTTAGCTGATGAAGACAAACAAAATCAGTTAGAGCAATTAGCGGAACAATATGAAGAATTACGCAAAGAGTTTGAACATAAACTCGAAGTGAAACGTGGCAAAATTATCCAAGGGGATGATCTGGCACCGGGCGTTTTAAAAATCGTGAAAGTCTATCTTGCAGTGAAACGCCACATCCAACCGGGTGATAAAATGGCGGGTCGTCATGGTAACAAAGGGGTTATCTCAAAAATTAACCCGGTTGAAGATATGCCTTACGATGAAAACGGTCAACCGGTGGATATCGTGTTAAACCCACTAGGGGTTCCGTCACGTATGAATATCGGTCAGATCCTTGAAACACACTTAGGTTTGGCGGCAAAAGGGATTGGTGATCAAATCAATGCCATGATCAAACAAAAACAAAGTGTAGAAAAATTGCGTGGTTATATCCAAAAAGCTTATGATTTGGGTGAAGGATCGCAAAAAGTAGATTTAAGTACCTTTACTGATGAAGAAGTGATGCGTTTAGCGCAAAACTTACGTAAAGGTATGCCACTTGCGACGCCGGTGTTTGATGGCGCGCATGAAAAAGAAATTAAAGAGCTTTTACAATTAGGCGGTTTGCCGACTTCCGGTCAAATTACCTTATATGATGGTCGTACCGGTGAGAAATTTGAACGTCCGGTTACCGTCGGTTATATGTATATGCTCAAATTGAACCACTTAGTTGACGACAAAATGCACGCTCGTTCAACGGGTTCTTATAGCCTTGTTACACAACAACCATTGGGTGGTAAAGCACAATTCGGTGGTCAACGTTTCGGTGAGATGGAGGTGTGGGCGCTTGAAGCTTATGGTGCGGCATACACATTACAAGAAATGTTAACCGTGAAATCCGATGATGTGAACGGTCGTACGAAGATGTATAAAAACATTGTGAGCGGCACGCACCAAATGGATCCGAGCACACCGGAATCGTTCAATGTAATCATGAAAGAGATCCGTTCGCTTGGTATCAATATCGACTTAGATGAAGAATAA